The following coding sequences are from one Pelmatolapia mariae isolate MD_Pm_ZW linkage group LG4, Pm_UMD_F_2, whole genome shotgun sequence window:
- the brd4 gene encoding bromodomain-containing protein 4 isoform X2 has translation MDYKMHAKSNDLLDFQILDTLLEKIAHSVSVKRESSEECNGISSALSVESVPGPRLNWCPANTTTSTPAPASAPGPEPRSCLIRMGDGLDTAQMSGSSSSQGQVQQPCNPPPPEYINPNRPKRQTNQLQYLLKVVVKTLWKHQFAWPFHAPVDAMKLNLPDYYTIIKTPMDMGTIKKRLENSYYWNAQECIQDFNTMFTNCYIYNKPGDDIVLMAEALEKVFLQKVTEMPQEETEIVVMTGKGRGRGRREGGLNLKPGAIMDPLSTTPQTRGLSALPTGLQTRGPVQGPPSLPPQPLMQALAGHVPPALSSHAPQLGAPFSLGQPECPPQVPVMTSVPPPSQTSLPPATIQSTAPMLQTSMTMTKPRKSQKRKADTTTPTANDQLSESSPAESKSGKTLPRRESARPAKIKKDAPDSQHHIGLGMGLSGPSGGHSPKPQDQLGYCASLVREMLSKKHAAYAWPFYKPVDVDALGLHDYHDIIKHPMDLSTIKAKLENRQYRDPQEFAADVRLMFSNCYKYNPPDHEVVAMARKLQDVFEMRFAKMPDEPESKPLVSAPAPALHHPAPVKPQPPLAHVASSSDSSSDSSSESESSTDDSEEERAQRLAELQEQLKAVHEQLAALSQPQASKPKRKEKEKKEKKKDKHKRKGSMPVDEIQDATPLSQPSKKNKTSNNNNKEIVPKKKPSKKETMKPACLQPVPSLEDDLGATGSSVTGEKCKPMTYEEKRQLSLDINKLPGDKLGRVVHIIQSREPSLKNSNPDEIEIDFETLKPSTLRELERYVSSCLRKKKRVSVDKTMEPMATSKKTGSSSDSSGSSSDSEMEVPGTIKQPKKKNHAVKEGKGKTHSHIQTVSAQAAHQSQAAGLQSSSQMKQQQHHHHHQPSPAGFMAPPVAPLESSQLLETSFDSLPPFGQPIMHMSHHTGNSSSSPASSHLNTHSAGPVSPETHPFLNQHSVLPSPALHSSMPQQPSRPSHKAAPLHPKPPQQPAPPQQPQQQQQQQPPLQQQPPLQQQLQPQPLPQPQPTAPPPPQQHQLPSQILHSTQPLHQRPISPPTLTPQGLLSSQPPQMLLEDDEEPVSTTPINQLFLPQFQQPRQTQQARQQQQQPVQTSLLQSVQAQSQLSSQTTLAPAQHPVQSQAQSAPSHQTLSQQMPLHQARHMQHTQQQQQQPQQQQVNYQHCPILPPQSQGTQHKASMPTNKTQQIIQQQQQEQPSPRPTKPDPYNTGHMRDNPSPLMMNSPQLPQYPPVSHQSPPHNMQPKKQRAPGTQGVLKEEKLPPSPVMRGEPFNPAMRPDHHKHPESKPCQPSHSQQNVKSMEGSRPVIRSSEPSGPPTSLQDKEKFKQESKAPSAPKKDVKLKNMGSWASLAQKSTSTPLSAVKSSSDSFEQFRRAAREKEEREKALKAQAEQAEKDRLRREQDKLRGRDEEEVMEQSRRMHDEPRRRLEQPHIQAPSQQQHQQQQQQQQQQSVQQESQPPAIQQPPQPPTPPQLTTQNQLDQERERARLREQERRRREAMAATIDMNFQSDLMAIFEENLF, from the exons agAGTCCAGTGAGGAGTGCAATGGGATCAGCAGTGCTCTGTCAGTGGAGTCTGTGCCGGGGCCAAGATTAAACTGGTGTCCTGCCAACACCACTACCTCTACCCCTGCCCCTGCTTCAGCTCCGGGGCCCGAGCCCAGGTCCTGCCTTATCAGAATGGGTGACGGCCTGGACACAGCGCAGATGtcgggcagcagcagcagccagggGCAGGTTCAGCAACCGtgtaaccccccacccccagaaTACATCAATCCCAACAGGCCAAAGCGCCAGACCAATCAGCTACAGTACCTGCTGAAAGTGGTTGTGAAAACCCTGTGGAAGCACCAGTTTGCCTGGCCTTTTCATGCACCAGTGGATGCAATGAAACTCAACCTGCCT GACTACTACACAATAATCAAAACCCCTATGGACATGGGAACAATCAAGAAAAGGCTTGAGAACAGTTACTACTGGAATGCCCAAGAATGTATCCAAGACTTCAACACGATGTTTACCAATTGCTACATATACAACAAG CCTGGTGATGATATAGTGTTAATGGCTGAGGCTCTAGAGAAGGTTTTCCTCCAGAAAGTCACAGAAATGCCACAGGAAGAAACTGAGATTGTTGTCATGACAGGAAAGGGACGTGGCCGAGGCCGGAGAGAGGGAG GTCTAAACTTGAAACCCGGGGCCATTATGGATCCTTTGTCAACAACTCCTCAAACACGCGGCCTATCAGCCCTCCCAACAGGGCTCCAAACTCGAGGACCAGTGCAGGGTCCGCCTTCACTACCTCCCCAGCCTTTGATGCAGGCCCTGGCAGGCCATGTGCCCCCAGCGTTATCCAGCCATGCACCACAGCTCGGAGCGCCATTCTCCCTGGGTCAGCCAGAGTGCCCACCTCAAGTTCCTGTAATGACTTCTGTGCCTCCCCCTTCCCAGACCTCTCTTCCCCCAGCAACAATCCAGAGCACTGCCCCCATGCTGCAGACCTCCATGACCATGACCAAA CCAAGAAAGAGCCAAAAAAGGAAAGCAGACACTACAACGCCTACTGCAAATGACCAGCTGAGTGAGTCATCGCCAGCAGAATCTAAGTCTGGGAAGACACTACCCAGGCGAGAGAGCGCACGGCCTGCGAAGATTAAAAAGGACGCTCCAGACTCTCAGCATCACATAGGCTTGGGGATGGGACTAAGCGGACCGAGTGGAGGTCATAGCCCCAAACCACAGGACCAGCTGGGGTATTGCGCCAGTCTGGTTAGAGAGATGCTGTCCAAGAAACATGCTGCTTATGCCTGGCCATTCTACAAACCAGTTGATGTGGATGCACTGGGACTACATGATTATCATGATATCATCAAACATCCAATGGACCTCAGCACCATTAAG GCCAAGCTGGAGAACAGGCAATACCGGGATCCCCAGGAGTTTGCTGCTGATGTGCGATTAATGTTTTCCAACTGCTACAAATATAATCCTCCAGACCATGAGGTGGTAGCCATGGCTCGCAAACTACAG GATGTCTTTGAAATGCGCTTTGCCAAGATGCCAGATGAACCAGAGAGCAAGCCTTTAGTTTCTGCCCCAGCTCCTGCACTTCATCACCCTGCCCCTGTTAAGCCTCAGCCTCCTCTGGCCCACGTCGCCTCATCTTCGGACAGCTCCAGTGACTCGTCCTCTGAGTCTGAGTCTTCCACTGATGACTCTGAAGAGGAAAGAGCCCAGAGGTTGGCAGAGTTACAGGAACAG TTGAAGGCTGTCCACGAGCAGCTGGCTGCCCTCTCCCAACCACAAGCCAGCAAaccaaagagaaaagaaaaggaaaagaaagagaagaaaaaggatAAGCATAAGAGGAAAGGAAGCATGCCTGTCGATGAGATCCAGGATGCTACACCTCTTTCGCAGCCCTCTAAGAAGAATAAGACcagtaacaataacaacaaagagATTGTTCCCAAGAAGAAACCCAG CAAAAAGGAGACGATGAAACCTGCCTGCTTGCAGCCTGTTCCTAGTCTGGAAGATGACCTGGGAGCCACTGGGTCATCAGTTACAGGGGAAAAGTGCAAACCTATGACATatgaggagaagaggcagctaaGCCTGGACATCAACAAGCTTCCTGGTGACAAGCTTGGCCGTGTAGTACACATTATCCAGTCCAGAGAGCCCTCACTCAAAAATTCAAACCCTGATGAGATTGAGATTGACTTTGAGACGCTAAAGCCTTCCACTCTGCGTGAACTAGAGAGATATGTATCTTCCTGCCTCCGCAAGAAGAAAAGGGTTTCAG TTGATAAGACTATGGAGCCCATGGCTACTTCTAAAAAGACTGGATCTTCTTCAGACAGCAGTGGCTCCAGCTCAGACAGTGAAATGGAGGTGCCAG GAACGATAAAACAGCCGAAAAAGAAGAACCATGCTGTAAAGGAGGGGAAGGGGAAGACACATTCTCATATTCAGACTGTATCCGCTCAGGCTGCACATCAGTCTCAAGCTGCAGGCCTTCAGTCCAGCAGTCAGATGAAGCAACAGCagcaccatcaccaccaccagccATCTCCTGCAGGCTTCATGGCGCCCCCTGTTGCTCCTCTCGAGTCTTCTCAGTTACTGGAGACGAGCTTTGACTCCCTGCCACCTTTCGGTCAGCCCATCATGCACATGTCCCACCACACAGGCAACTCCTCCTCGTCACCTGCATCTTCTCACCTCAACACTCATTCTGCTGGGCCAGTGTCCCCTGAGACACATCCTTTCCTCAACCAGCATTCCGTCCTCCCATCTCCAG CCTTACACAGTTCCATGCCTCAGCAGCCTTCTCGGCCCAGTCACAAGGCAGCCCCTCTTCATCCCAAACCCCCTCAGCAACCAGCGCCACCTCAGCAGccgcagcagcaacaacagcagcagccaccTCTGCAGCAACAGCCacctctgcagcagcagctccagcCTCAGCCACTGCCTCAGCCCCAGCCAACAGCACCACCACCGCCACAACAGCACCAACTCCCGTCTCAGATTCTTCACTCTACTCAGCCTCTGCACCAGCGGCCTATATCCCCCCCAACACTCACACCCCAAGGCTTGTTGTCTTCTCAGCCACCCCAGATGCTGCTGGAGGATGATGAAGAGCCAGTGTCTACAACGCCAATTAACCAGTTATTCCTACCGCAGTTTCAGCAACCGCGTCAGACCCAGCAGGCtcgtcagcagcagcaacaaccaGTACAGACTTCACTCCTGCAGTCTGTTCAGGCACAATCTCAGCTTTCGTCTCAGACTACCTTGGCTCCTGCCCAGCACCCTGTTCAGTCCCAGGCTCAGTCAGCCCCGTCACATCAGACACTGTCCCAACAGATGCCCTTACACCAGGCCCGCCACATGCAACATActcagcagcaacaacagcaaccACAACAGCAGCAAGTGAACTACCAACATTGTCCCATACTCCCTCCTCAGTCCCAGGGAACACAACACAAAGCGTCCATGCCCAccaataaaacacaacagattatccagcagcagcagcaagagcAGCCCTCCCCTCGCCCGACCAAGCCTGACccttataacacag GTCATATGAGAGACAACCCATCCCCTCTCATGATGAATTCTCCCCAACTTCCCCAGTATCCACCTGTGTCTCACCAGTCTCCGCCTCACAACATGCAGCCTAAAAAG CAAAGGGCCCCTGGGACCCAAGGTGTGTTAAAAGAGGAGAAACTTCCTCCATCACCAGTGATGAGAGGGGAGCCATTTAATCCTGCAATGAGACCAGATCATCATAAACATCCTGAGAGCAAGCCTTGTCAACCAAGCCACAGCCAACAGA ATGTGAAGTCCATGGAAGGCTCGCGACCTGTCATCCGCTCCTCTGAGCCCAGTGGGCCACCCACCTCTTTGCAAGATAAGGAGAAGTTCAAGCAGGAGTCCAAGGCTCCTTCTGCCCCCAAAAAG GATGTGAAACTGAAGAATATGGGCTCGTGGGCCAGTTTGGCACAAAAATCCACGTCGACGCCCTTATCGGCAGTGAAATCCTCGAGTGACAGTTTTGAACAATTCCGTCGTGCTGCTCGGgagaaagaggagagggagaaggcCCTGAAGGCCCAAGCTGAGCAGGCAGAAAAAGACAGGCTGCGCAGAGAGCAAGACAAACTACG AGGTCGGGATGAAGAGGAGGTCATGGAGCAAAGCAGAAGGATGCACGATGAGCCTCGCAGACGTCTTGAGCAGCCACACATTCAAGCCccttcacaacaacaacatcagcagcaacaacaacagcagcagcagcagtcggTGCAGCAGGAGTCCCAGCCTCCCGCCATTCAGCAGCCTCCTCAACCTCCCACACCGCCTCAGCTCACCACACAGAACCAGTTAGaccaagagagagagagggcccGCCTCCGAGAGCAAGAGAGAAGGAGGCGGGAAGCG ATGGCAGCGACTATTGACATGAATTTCCAAAGTGACTTAATGGCTATCTTTGAGGAGAACCTGTTTTGA
- the brd4 gene encoding bromodomain-containing protein 4 isoform X3: protein MGDGLDTAQMSGSSSSQGQVQQPCNPPPPEYINPNRPKRQTNQLQYLLKVVVKTLWKHQFAWPFHAPVDAMKLNLPDYYTIIKTPMDMGTIKKRLENSYYWNAQECIQDFNTMFTNCYIYNKPGDDIVLMAEALEKVFLQKVTEMPQEETEIVVMTGKGRGRGRREGGLNLKPGAIMDPLSTTPQTRGLSALPTGLQTRGPVQGPPSLPPQPLMQALAGHVPPALSSHAPQLGAPFSLGQPECPPQVPVMTSVPPPSQTSLPPATIQSTAPMLQTSMTMTKPRKSQKRKADTTTPTANDQLSESSPAESKSGKTLPRRESARPAKIKKDAPDSQHHIGLGMGLSGPSGGHSPKPQDQLGYCASLVREMLSKKHAAYAWPFYKPVDVDALGLHDYHDIIKHPMDLSTIKAKLENRQYRDPQEFAADVRLMFSNCYKYNPPDHEVVAMARKLQDVFEMRFAKMPDEPESKPLVSAPAPALHHPAPVKPQPPLAHVASSSDSSSDSSSESESSTDDSEEERAQRLAELQEQLKAVHEQLAALSQPQASKPKRKEKEKKEKKKDKHKRKGSMPVDEIQDATPLSQPSKKNKTSNNNNKEIVPKKKPSKKETMKPACLQPVPSLEDDLGATGSSVTGEKCKPMTYEEKRQLSLDINKLPGDKLGRVVHIIQSREPSLKNSNPDEIEIDFETLKPSTLRELERYVSSCLRKKKRVSVDKTMEPMATSKKTGSSSDSSGSSSDSEMEVPGTIKQPKKKNHAVKEGKGKTHSHIQTVSAQAAHQSQAAGLQSSSQMKQQQHHHHHQPSPAGFMAPPVAPLESSQLLETSFDSLPPFGQPIMHMSHHTGNSSSSPASSHLNTHSAGPVSPETHPFLNQHSVLPSPALHSSMPQQPSRPSHKAAPLHPKPPQQPAPPQQPQQQQQQQPPLQQQPPLQQQLQPQPLPQPQPTAPPPPQQHQLPSQILHSTQPLHQRPISPPTLTPQGLLSSQPPQMLLEDDEEPVSTTPINQLFLPQFQQPRQTQQARQQQQQPVQTSLLQSVQAQSQLSSQTTLAPAQHPVQSQAQSAPSHQTLSQQMPLHQARHMQHTQQQQQQPQQQQVNYQHCPILPPQSQGTQHKASMPTNKTQQIIQQQQQEQPSPRPTKPDPYNTGHMRDNPSPLMMNSPQLPQYPPVSHQSPPHNMQPKKQRAPGTQGVLKEEKLPPSPVMRGEPFNPAMRPDHHKHPESKPCQPSHSQQNVKSMEGSRPVIRSSEPSGPPTSLQDKEKFKQESKAPSAPKKVQDVKLKNMGSWASLAQKSTSTPLSAVKSSSDSFEQFRRAAREKEEREKALKAQAEQAEKDRLRREQDKLRGRDEEEVMEQSRRMHDEPRRRLEQPHIQAPSQQQHQQQQQQQQQQSVQQESQPPAIQQPPQPPTPPQLTTQNQLDQERERARLREQERRRREAMAATIDMNFQSDLMAIFEENLF from the exons ATGGGTGACGGCCTGGACACAGCGCAGATGtcgggcagcagcagcagccagggGCAGGTTCAGCAACCGtgtaaccccccacccccagaaTACATCAATCCCAACAGGCCAAAGCGCCAGACCAATCAGCTACAGTACCTGCTGAAAGTGGTTGTGAAAACCCTGTGGAAGCACCAGTTTGCCTGGCCTTTTCATGCACCAGTGGATGCAATGAAACTCAACCTGCCT GACTACTACACAATAATCAAAACCCCTATGGACATGGGAACAATCAAGAAAAGGCTTGAGAACAGTTACTACTGGAATGCCCAAGAATGTATCCAAGACTTCAACACGATGTTTACCAATTGCTACATATACAACAAG CCTGGTGATGATATAGTGTTAATGGCTGAGGCTCTAGAGAAGGTTTTCCTCCAGAAAGTCACAGAAATGCCACAGGAAGAAACTGAGATTGTTGTCATGACAGGAAAGGGACGTGGCCGAGGCCGGAGAGAGGGAG GTCTAAACTTGAAACCCGGGGCCATTATGGATCCTTTGTCAACAACTCCTCAAACACGCGGCCTATCAGCCCTCCCAACAGGGCTCCAAACTCGAGGACCAGTGCAGGGTCCGCCTTCACTACCTCCCCAGCCTTTGATGCAGGCCCTGGCAGGCCATGTGCCCCCAGCGTTATCCAGCCATGCACCACAGCTCGGAGCGCCATTCTCCCTGGGTCAGCCAGAGTGCCCACCTCAAGTTCCTGTAATGACTTCTGTGCCTCCCCCTTCCCAGACCTCTCTTCCCCCAGCAACAATCCAGAGCACTGCCCCCATGCTGCAGACCTCCATGACCATGACCAAA CCAAGAAAGAGCCAAAAAAGGAAAGCAGACACTACAACGCCTACTGCAAATGACCAGCTGAGTGAGTCATCGCCAGCAGAATCTAAGTCTGGGAAGACACTACCCAGGCGAGAGAGCGCACGGCCTGCGAAGATTAAAAAGGACGCTCCAGACTCTCAGCATCACATAGGCTTGGGGATGGGACTAAGCGGACCGAGTGGAGGTCATAGCCCCAAACCACAGGACCAGCTGGGGTATTGCGCCAGTCTGGTTAGAGAGATGCTGTCCAAGAAACATGCTGCTTATGCCTGGCCATTCTACAAACCAGTTGATGTGGATGCACTGGGACTACATGATTATCATGATATCATCAAACATCCAATGGACCTCAGCACCATTAAG GCCAAGCTGGAGAACAGGCAATACCGGGATCCCCAGGAGTTTGCTGCTGATGTGCGATTAATGTTTTCCAACTGCTACAAATATAATCCTCCAGACCATGAGGTGGTAGCCATGGCTCGCAAACTACAG GATGTCTTTGAAATGCGCTTTGCCAAGATGCCAGATGAACCAGAGAGCAAGCCTTTAGTTTCTGCCCCAGCTCCTGCACTTCATCACCCTGCCCCTGTTAAGCCTCAGCCTCCTCTGGCCCACGTCGCCTCATCTTCGGACAGCTCCAGTGACTCGTCCTCTGAGTCTGAGTCTTCCACTGATGACTCTGAAGAGGAAAGAGCCCAGAGGTTGGCAGAGTTACAGGAACAG TTGAAGGCTGTCCACGAGCAGCTGGCTGCCCTCTCCCAACCACAAGCCAGCAAaccaaagagaaaagaaaaggaaaagaaagagaagaaaaaggatAAGCATAAGAGGAAAGGAAGCATGCCTGTCGATGAGATCCAGGATGCTACACCTCTTTCGCAGCCCTCTAAGAAGAATAAGACcagtaacaataacaacaaagagATTGTTCCCAAGAAGAAACCCAG CAAAAAGGAGACGATGAAACCTGCCTGCTTGCAGCCTGTTCCTAGTCTGGAAGATGACCTGGGAGCCACTGGGTCATCAGTTACAGGGGAAAAGTGCAAACCTATGACATatgaggagaagaggcagctaaGCCTGGACATCAACAAGCTTCCTGGTGACAAGCTTGGCCGTGTAGTACACATTATCCAGTCCAGAGAGCCCTCACTCAAAAATTCAAACCCTGATGAGATTGAGATTGACTTTGAGACGCTAAAGCCTTCCACTCTGCGTGAACTAGAGAGATATGTATCTTCCTGCCTCCGCAAGAAGAAAAGGGTTTCAG TTGATAAGACTATGGAGCCCATGGCTACTTCTAAAAAGACTGGATCTTCTTCAGACAGCAGTGGCTCCAGCTCAGACAGTGAAATGGAGGTGCCAG GAACGATAAAACAGCCGAAAAAGAAGAACCATGCTGTAAAGGAGGGGAAGGGGAAGACACATTCTCATATTCAGACTGTATCCGCTCAGGCTGCACATCAGTCTCAAGCTGCAGGCCTTCAGTCCAGCAGTCAGATGAAGCAACAGCagcaccatcaccaccaccagccATCTCCTGCAGGCTTCATGGCGCCCCCTGTTGCTCCTCTCGAGTCTTCTCAGTTACTGGAGACGAGCTTTGACTCCCTGCCACCTTTCGGTCAGCCCATCATGCACATGTCCCACCACACAGGCAACTCCTCCTCGTCACCTGCATCTTCTCACCTCAACACTCATTCTGCTGGGCCAGTGTCCCCTGAGACACATCCTTTCCTCAACCAGCATTCCGTCCTCCCATCTCCAG CCTTACACAGTTCCATGCCTCAGCAGCCTTCTCGGCCCAGTCACAAGGCAGCCCCTCTTCATCCCAAACCCCCTCAGCAACCAGCGCCACCTCAGCAGccgcagcagcaacaacagcagcagccaccTCTGCAGCAACAGCCacctctgcagcagcagctccagcCTCAGCCACTGCCTCAGCCCCAGCCAACAGCACCACCACCGCCACAACAGCACCAACTCCCGTCTCAGATTCTTCACTCTACTCAGCCTCTGCACCAGCGGCCTATATCCCCCCCAACACTCACACCCCAAGGCTTGTTGTCTTCTCAGCCACCCCAGATGCTGCTGGAGGATGATGAAGAGCCAGTGTCTACAACGCCAATTAACCAGTTATTCCTACCGCAGTTTCAGCAACCGCGTCAGACCCAGCAGGCtcgtcagcagcagcaacaaccaGTACAGACTTCACTCCTGCAGTCTGTTCAGGCACAATCTCAGCTTTCGTCTCAGACTACCTTGGCTCCTGCCCAGCACCCTGTTCAGTCCCAGGCTCAGTCAGCCCCGTCACATCAGACACTGTCCCAACAGATGCCCTTACACCAGGCCCGCCACATGCAACATActcagcagcaacaacagcaaccACAACAGCAGCAAGTGAACTACCAACATTGTCCCATACTCCCTCCTCAGTCCCAGGGAACACAACACAAAGCGTCCATGCCCAccaataaaacacaacagattatccagcagcagcagcaagagcAGCCCTCCCCTCGCCCGACCAAGCCTGACccttataacacag GTCATATGAGAGACAACCCATCCCCTCTCATGATGAATTCTCCCCAACTTCCCCAGTATCCACCTGTGTCTCACCAGTCTCCGCCTCACAACATGCAGCCTAAAAAG CAAAGGGCCCCTGGGACCCAAGGTGTGTTAAAAGAGGAGAAACTTCCTCCATCACCAGTGATGAGAGGGGAGCCATTTAATCCTGCAATGAGACCAGATCATCATAAACATCCTGAGAGCAAGCCTTGTCAACCAAGCCACAGCCAACAGA ATGTGAAGTCCATGGAAGGCTCGCGACCTGTCATCCGCTCCTCTGAGCCCAGTGGGCCACCCACCTCTTTGCAAGATAAGGAGAAGTTCAAGCAGGAGTCCAAGGCTCCTTCTGCCCCCAAAAAGGTACAG GATGTGAAACTGAAGAATATGGGCTCGTGGGCCAGTTTGGCACAAAAATCCACGTCGACGCCCTTATCGGCAGTGAAATCCTCGAGTGACAGTTTTGAACAATTCCGTCGTGCTGCTCGGgagaaagaggagagggagaaggcCCTGAAGGCCCAAGCTGAGCAGGCAGAAAAAGACAGGCTGCGCAGAGAGCAAGACAAACTACG AGGTCGGGATGAAGAGGAGGTCATGGAGCAAAGCAGAAGGATGCACGATGAGCCTCGCAGACGTCTTGAGCAGCCACACATTCAAGCCccttcacaacaacaacatcagcagcaacaacaacagcagcagcagcagtcggTGCAGCAGGAGTCCCAGCCTCCCGCCATTCAGCAGCCTCCTCAACCTCCCACACCGCCTCAGCTCACCACACAGAACCAGTTAGaccaagagagagagagggcccGCCTCCGAGAGCAAGAGAGAAGGAGGCGGGAAGCG ATGGCAGCGACTATTGACATGAATTTCCAAAGTGACTTAATGGCTATCTTTGAGGAGAACCTGTTTTGA